One Bacillus sp. 2205SS5-2 genomic window carries:
- a CDS encoding exodeoxyribonuclease III codes for MKIVSWNVNGIRACVKKGFLDYFQEVNADFFCIQETKLQAGQIQLELEEYHQFWNYADKKGYSGTAIFTKHQPLSVTYGVGDKTSEAEGRIITLEYDAFYLVNLYTPNSKRDLSRLGERLEWEDAIRDYLVGLDQTKPVIYCGDLNVAHQEIDLKNAKPNQGNSGFTAEERGKFSSLLEAGFVDSFRHLYPNKEGAFTWWSYMSNVRARNIGWRIDYFLLSIALVPFLENADIHSHVLGSDHCPIVIEMSI; via the coding sequence ATGAAAATTGTATCATGGAATGTAAATGGCATTCGTGCCTGTGTGAAAAAAGGATTTTTAGATTATTTTCAGGAAGTCAATGCTGACTTTTTTTGTATTCAAGAGACGAAGTTGCAAGCAGGGCAAATACAATTAGAATTAGAAGAATATCACCAATTTTGGAATTATGCCGACAAGAAGGGATATTCAGGAACGGCCATTTTCACGAAGCATCAACCCTTATCAGTTACCTATGGGGTAGGTGATAAGACCTCTGAAGCAGAAGGTCGAATTATTACGCTAGAATATGATGCCTTTTACCTTGTCAATCTGTACACTCCTAATTCAAAGCGAGATCTGTCGAGGTTAGGGGAGAGATTAGAATGGGAGGATGCTATTCGTGACTATTTGGTAGGTTTAGATCAAACAAAGCCGGTGATATATTGCGGAGATCTTAATGTGGCACACCAAGAAATTGACTTAAAAAACGCCAAACCCAACCAGGGGAATTCTGGTTTTACAGCGGAAGAACGTGGGAAGTTTTCGTCTTTGTTAGAAGCTGGATTCGTCGACAGCTTCCGTCATCTCTACCCGAATAAAGAAGGAGCCTTCACATGGTGGTCTTATATGAGTAATGTAAGAGCACGAAATATCGGTTGGAGAATTGATTATTTTCTCTTATCAATCGCTCTTGTCCCGTTTCTAGAAAATGCAGATATCCATTCGCATGTTCTTGGTAGTGACCATTGCCCTATTGTTATAGAGATGTCGATATAG